The following are encoded together in the Salvelinus fontinalis isolate EN_2023a chromosome 38, ASM2944872v1, whole genome shotgun sequence genome:
- the trip13 gene encoding pachytene checkpoint protein 2 homolog isoform X1, translated as MEGDRMEVGDLKQNPNDMNNIHVEVHVKSTSTAKRSDVKMHVLTLLNRHRMVFGAFRWTEFDEDFLIKHVQSVAIVDAERKPIDLKSCSLSIHIFTLNDDGPSTLNLEEEELSAANHWLLPAAEFHGIWESLVYDSGVKTQLLDYVSTTIYFSDKNVDSNLISWNRVVLLHGPPGTGKTSLCKALAQKLSIRLSNRYSYGQFVEINSHSLFSKWFSESGKLVTKMFQKIQQLIDDKQALVFVLIDEVESLTAARNASQAGTEPSDAIRVVNSVLTQLDQIKRHPNVVILTTSNVTEKIDLAFVDRADIKQYIGPPSVEGIFNIYLSCLEELMKCQIVYPRQPLLTMFELETMGFRESKVSELSLVLRDIAIKSKGFSGRALRKLPFLAHALFVKTPTVALERFLEAMDLAVDKQIEERDDLVNCL; from the exons ATGGAGGGCGACAGAATGGAGGTAGGGGATCTGAAGCAGAACCCCAACGACATGAACAACATCCATGTGGAGGTTCACGTCAAATCTACCAG CACTGCGAAGAGGTCTGACGTGAAGATGCACGTCTTGACCCTGCTGAACCGTCATCGCATGGTGTTCGGGGCCTTCAGGTGGACAGAGTTTGACGAGGACTTCCTTATCAAACACGTCCAATCAGTGGCCATAGTGGATGCTGAGAGAAAA CCCATAGATCTGAAGAGCTGCAGTCTGTCCATCCACATCTTCACCCTGAATGATGACGGGCCCAGCACTCTgaacctggaggaggaggagctctCTGCAGCCAATCACTGGCTCTTACCAGCCG CTGAGTTCCATGGCATCTGGGAGAGTCTGGTGTATGACAGCGGGGTCAAAACACAA CTCTTGGATTACGTCTCAACCACAATTTACTTCTCGGACAAAAACGTGGACAGCAACCTGATCTCATGGAACCGAGTTGTCCTGCTTCATG GACCCCCGGGCACAGGGAAGACGTCTTTGTGTAAAGCTCTGGCCCAGAAGCTGTCAATCAGACTATCGAACCG GTACTCTTATGGGCAGTTTGTTGAGATCAACAGCCACAGTTTGTTCTCCAAGTGGTTCTCTGAG AGTGGTAAACTGGTCACTAAGATGTTCCAGAAGATCCAACAGCTGATAGATGACAAGCAGGCTCTGGTGTTTGTTCTCATTGATGAG GTGGAGAGTCTGACGGCAGCGCGGAACGCCTCCCAGGCCGGAACGGAACCCTCCGACGCCATCCGAGTGGTCAACTCTGTCCTCACACAGCTGGACCAGATCAAGCG GCATCCTAATGTTGTGATCCTGACCACCTCCAACGTGACAGAGAAGATAGACCTGGCGTTTGTGGACAGAGCTGACATCAAGCAGTACATTGGCCCTCCGTCTGTAGAGGGCATCTTCAACATCTACCTGTCCTGCCTGGAGGAACTCATGAAG TGCCAGATCGTGTACCCCAGACAGCCACTGCTGACCATGTTTGAGCTGGAGACCATGGGCTTCAGGGAGAGCAAGGTGTCAGAGCTCAGCCTGGTTCTCAGGGACATCGCCAT AAAGAGTAAAGGTTTTAGTGGCAGAGCGCTAAGGAAACTACCCTTTCTGGCCCATGCTCTGTTTGTGAAG ACCCCGACAGTGGCCCTGGAGAGGTTCCTGGAGGCCATGGACCTAGCAGTGGacaaacagatagaggagagggacgACCTGGTCAACTGTCTGTGA
- the trip13 gene encoding pachytene checkpoint protein 2 homolog isoform X2 — MWSTAKRSDVKMHVLTLLNRHRMVFGAFRWTEFDEDFLIKHVQSVAIVDAERKPIDLKSCSLSIHIFTLNDDGPSTLNLEEEELSAANHWLLPAAEFHGIWESLVYDSGVKTQLLDYVSTTIYFSDKNVDSNLISWNRVVLLHGPPGTGKTSLCKALAQKLSIRLSNRYSYGQFVEINSHSLFSKWFSESGKLVTKMFQKIQQLIDDKQALVFVLIDEVESLTAARNASQAGTEPSDAIRVVNSVLTQLDQIKRHPNVVILTTSNVTEKIDLAFVDRADIKQYIGPPSVEGIFNIYLSCLEELMKCQIVYPRQPLLTMFELETMGFRESKVSELSLVLRDIAIKSKGFSGRALRKLPFLAHALFVKTPTVALERFLEAMDLAVDKQIEERDDLVNCL, encoded by the exons ATGTGGAG CACTGCGAAGAGGTCTGACGTGAAGATGCACGTCTTGACCCTGCTGAACCGTCATCGCATGGTGTTCGGGGCCTTCAGGTGGACAGAGTTTGACGAGGACTTCCTTATCAAACACGTCCAATCAGTGGCCATAGTGGATGCTGAGAGAAAA CCCATAGATCTGAAGAGCTGCAGTCTGTCCATCCACATCTTCACCCTGAATGATGACGGGCCCAGCACTCTgaacctggaggaggaggagctctCTGCAGCCAATCACTGGCTCTTACCAGCCG CTGAGTTCCATGGCATCTGGGAGAGTCTGGTGTATGACAGCGGGGTCAAAACACAA CTCTTGGATTACGTCTCAACCACAATTTACTTCTCGGACAAAAACGTGGACAGCAACCTGATCTCATGGAACCGAGTTGTCCTGCTTCATG GACCCCCGGGCACAGGGAAGACGTCTTTGTGTAAAGCTCTGGCCCAGAAGCTGTCAATCAGACTATCGAACCG GTACTCTTATGGGCAGTTTGTTGAGATCAACAGCCACAGTTTGTTCTCCAAGTGGTTCTCTGAG AGTGGTAAACTGGTCACTAAGATGTTCCAGAAGATCCAACAGCTGATAGATGACAAGCAGGCTCTGGTGTTTGTTCTCATTGATGAG GTGGAGAGTCTGACGGCAGCGCGGAACGCCTCCCAGGCCGGAACGGAACCCTCCGACGCCATCCGAGTGGTCAACTCTGTCCTCACACAGCTGGACCAGATCAAGCG GCATCCTAATGTTGTGATCCTGACCACCTCCAACGTGACAGAGAAGATAGACCTGGCGTTTGTGGACAGAGCTGACATCAAGCAGTACATTGGCCCTCCGTCTGTAGAGGGCATCTTCAACATCTACCTGTCCTGCCTGGAGGAACTCATGAAG TGCCAGATCGTGTACCCCAGACAGCCACTGCTGACCATGTTTGAGCTGGAGACCATGGGCTTCAGGGAGAGCAAGGTGTCAGAGCTCAGCCTGGTTCTCAGGGACATCGCCAT AAAGAGTAAAGGTTTTAGTGGCAGAGCGCTAAGGAAACTACCCTTTCTGGCCCATGCTCTGTTTGTGAAG ACCCCGACAGTGGCCCTGGAGAGGTTCCTGGAGGCCATGGACCTAGCAGTGGacaaacagatagaggagagggacgACCTGGTCAACTGTCTGTGA